The Tripterygium wilfordii isolate XIE 37 chromosome 21, ASM1340144v1, whole genome shotgun sequence genome segment TCAACTCATATGGGTACCGCAGACCTGGCTGTGACCTATTTTCATTAtctttaatctcaaccattaGTTGAATCCAACAACTGAAATGAGAGAAGACATGTAAACTTTAAAATTTACGAACGCTTGGATAAGGAATggctatatatacacatacatgtcTCCGTTGTGTTTTAACAACAGTTTTTGATTGCTAACCCTGCTTCGGGAATGGGCAGGTCCACAGAACCAGGGAAATACCCCCAACTAGTTCGAACTCTAAATGTTGGCGTCATCTTCCTTGAGCCAAGAGATATAACTAACCGACCTATTGCTCCATGGTTTCTATTGCTAATCCAGTACAGAGAAAAACAAGATATTCGGAGGGAACAATTGGTACTTAAATTACTCATCCAGGCACCAAGTATGAATCCAAGGGATACTAAAATGCGCATTCCACAATAATATGAGGGATACTAAAATGCGCATTCCACAATAATATGCAAATTCAGCAACAAAATATTATATGTAGAGAGGAAAAGGTGGGTTCTGGACAAGCTaagaaaaagacaagaaaaatgTGTCCTGAACGTGTAAGAAAAGCTCCCTTTGTCCCCACTCCCTCAAACAATGCTTAAAAACATAAACAGTAGCTCAATAATGTTCTGACTTAAAGACAAGAGGTCAGGAAATGAAGGTGTTCAACATTTTCTATCTATAATTCTAATCTTCAAGTGCTTGTCCTGCATGATTTAGACATGCACATATGACGATCACTGCAACAGCCATAAAATGTCACCAACTTAATGAACCGTGCCAAATGGCCGGGAAAGAAATTATCAGAAGAGAACAAGAAAAATCAGCTCAAATGGAGTTCTCatgttggaagaaaaaaatCTCTTAACAAAAAGTATGCAGCTGTCAAAACCAGTGAGTGACAAGTACTTTGTCTTGGGCAACCTCTATTCACATGTTCTACTCAGTCATAGTCAAATACCACAAAATAACAAAGAGATATGGTCCTACTGTCCGAGTACTCAACTCAAGCTTATCAAACCCACTCCCTGCCGACTCTTGaatgataaagaaaaataaaagtgatgtCCATGAAAGGTTTCTCAATATTCAGCATTAAAGGAAGAAAGgtgaattcattttttttttctgaggaaaacatacataaaaattaacaaataGTATTTACAGATCAAAAGGCACGGACCATTAAATGTTTACTCATCATCCTTGTATGGATATTCTTCCGGaatttgttttacaagtttCACCTGTAACTCAAATGCATCATCCCCTCGAAGCATATCACGGGTCCATGTTACTTCTGTTTTCATTGATACCTGCATACAGAGGATAGAGCAGGGAGTTATGAgacagaagaagagaaagaagtgaGAAAAACATTGGTACTCAAGGGACCCTCAAAACtcccaaaaatgagaaaaacattGTTATTTCCATCTGTAAAAATACTATGACAATTGAGAAGACAGAAAAAATCACACTCGCTCATGTCCATTCATCGAGGAATGATGACAACCAACGTCAATGGAAGATAGTCAACTTTCCTACACTACTTTTGCACTAGGAGATTTATCTTTCAGTAGGTGATCTCGGACGCATATGACATgattaagactttttttttttaaacgggggaggggggattcgaaccttggtcaccagggtgatacacaccatctttaTCATTCCAACTAGTGGCTCGGTTGTAGACTAAATTAAGAGTTAAGACTGATTATTATATAAACCAACATTAGTTACTAGTTACTACTATAAGGCTAAGTAGCACAATTTGAAGTAGCAGAGGATGCAAGTTTTCAGAAGAGGCTTTAAAAACAAAGGTTTTACCATAAGGGTGGAAGGAAACGACAGATTAgcaatttttcaaaaaagtaaaTGGAATCAAAGCTGCACATTAGAAGTGGAAAATGCTTACCATCTCTAGGGCTCCCCTAATGATACCACTTAAGATGTTGCAATAGTTTAAACCTTGACACGTGTCCGGAAGCTCAACAAACTCTACCAGGGGGTTATCTTCAAAGACGATACTGCAGCATGTCCCATCAGCATCCCAATTGGTAACAAATGCAGTGACCCCTACGAACAT includes the following:
- the LOC119989020 gene encoding trafficking protein particle complex subunit 3-like isoform X2 translates to MPPVAPRSGDAIFASVERVNAELFTLTYGAIVRQLLTDLEEVEEVNKQLDQMGYNIGIRMIDEFLAKSGVSRCVDFKGTAEVIAKVGFKMFVGVTAFVTNWDADGTCCSIVFEDNPLVEFVELPDTCQGLNYCNILSGIIRGALEMVSMKTEVTWTRDMLRGDDAFELQVKLVKQIPEEYPYKDDE